One part of the Solanum dulcamara chromosome 3, daSolDulc1.2, whole genome shotgun sequence genome encodes these proteins:
- the LOC129882267 gene encoding protein SHOOT GRAVITROPISM 6-like isoform X3, whose translation MMFELSYMKMDAVTLSELRAICEKGLLLITVTVPEMEHVLWPFLLKMIIPRVYTGAVATVCKCISELCRRRSSQSGAAVLECKARANIPYPEELFARLIVLLHNPLAREQLATQILTVC comes from the exons ATGATGTTCGAATTATCTTATATGAAAATGGATGCTGTTACATTGTCAGAATTGAGGGCAATCTGTGAAAAGGGTCTTCTTCTAATAACTGTTACTGTCCCTGAGATGGAG CATGTTTTATGGCCATTTTTGTTAAAGATGATCATACCACGAGTTTACACTGGTGCAGTTGCTACG GTCTGCAAATGCATATCAGAATTGTGCAGGCGTAGATCCTCTCAAAGTGGTGCAGCGGTTTTAGAATGCAAAGCTCGTGCTAATATTCCTTATCCTGAG GAGCTTTTTGCACGCCTGATTGTTCTTCTCCATAATCCTTTGGCTAGGGAACAGTTGGCAACCCAGATTCTAACT GTATGTTAA
- the LOC129882267 gene encoding protein SHOOT GRAVITROPISM 6-like isoform X4: MMFELSYMKMDAVTLSELRAICEKGLLLITVTVPEMEHVLWPFLLKMIIPRVYTGAVATVCKCISELCRRRSSQSGAAVLECKARANIPYPEELFARLIVLLHNPLAREQLATQILTF; this comes from the exons ATGATGTTCGAATTATCTTATATGAAAATGGATGCTGTTACATTGTCAGAATTGAGGGCAATCTGTGAAAAGGGTCTTCTTCTAATAACTGTTACTGTCCCTGAGATGGAG CATGTTTTATGGCCATTTTTGTTAAAGATGATCATACCACGAGTTTACACTGGTGCAGTTGCTACG GTCTGCAAATGCATATCAGAATTGTGCAGGCGTAGATCCTCTCAAAGTGGTGCAGCGGTTTTAGAATGCAAAGCTCGTGCTAATATTCCTTATCCTGAG GAGCTTTTTGCACGCCTGATTGTTCTTCTCCATAATCCTTTGGCTAGGGAACAGTTGGCAACCCAGATTCTAACT TTCTGA
- the LOC129882267 gene encoding protein SHOOT GRAVITROPISM 6-like isoform X1, protein MMFELSYMKMDAVTLSELRAICEKGLLLITVTVPEMEHVLWPFLLKMIIPRVYTGAVATVCKCISELCRRRSSQSGAAVLECKARANIPYPEELFARLIVLLHNPLAREQLATQILTVVWHSMGNAENHDRVDL, encoded by the exons ATGATGTTCGAATTATCTTATATGAAAATGGATGCTGTTACATTGTCAGAATTGAGGGCAATCTGTGAAAAGGGTCTTCTTCTAATAACTGTTACTGTCCCTGAGATGGAG CATGTTTTATGGCCATTTTTGTTAAAGATGATCATACCACGAGTTTACACTGGTGCAGTTGCTACG GTCTGCAAATGCATATCAGAATTGTGCAGGCGTAGATCCTCTCAAAGTGGTGCAGCGGTTTTAGAATGCAAAGCTCGTGCTAATATTCCTTATCCTGAG GAGCTTTTTGCACGCCTGATTGTTCTTCTCCATAATCCTTTGGCTAGGGAACAGTTGGCAACCCAGATTCTAACT GTGGTTTGGCACTCCATGGGCAATGCTGAAAACCATGACAGAGTTGATCTTTAG
- the LOC129882267 gene encoding protein SHOOT GRAVITROPISM 6-like isoform X2, with product MMFELSYMKMDAVTLSELRAICEKGLLLITVTVPEMEHVLWPFLLKMIIPRVYTGAVATVCKCISELCRRRSSQSGAAVLECKARANIPYPEELFARLIVLLHNPLAREQLATQILTDRSTGQMIGT from the exons ATGATGTTCGAATTATCTTATATGAAAATGGATGCTGTTACATTGTCAGAATTGAGGGCAATCTGTGAAAAGGGTCTTCTTCTAATAACTGTTACTGTCCCTGAGATGGAG CATGTTTTATGGCCATTTTTGTTAAAGATGATCATACCACGAGTTTACACTGGTGCAGTTGCTACG GTCTGCAAATGCATATCAGAATTGTGCAGGCGTAGATCCTCTCAAAGTGGTGCAGCGGTTTTAGAATGCAAAGCTCGTGCTAATATTCCTTATCCTGAG GAGCTTTTTGCACGCCTGATTGTTCTTCTCCATAATCCTTTGGCTAGGGAACAGTTGGCAACCCAGATTCTAACT